Proteins from a genomic interval of Ciona intestinalis chromosome 9, KH, whole genome shotgun sequence:
- the LOC100177750 gene encoding golgin subfamily A member 2 has protein sequence MDTQREEKIAAAKRKLRQFKQKKHKAKKAAVPSTDENQPNTALPSLVSDDASSVASEDIVTPVSYQQDITTHNEKPLDTSRISDCTDTKNSSQTKYTDNENVVIHGEHLSLQEEVNALNSIQQNNSNNSIGDTNSDIYTNGDSQQTVEENVTTVVNESPYEEKQPLSTSVNTSIYNGNPESNRSDLATTESLIQISNKLNELAAEAQSVSSNDVKKDDSIVSVLTNRNQELSKQICELTQHKQQLLLQVNQLNHQMHEMQVKLEKEEHQLHARSVKEESSLRQQIQVQMQTIGILVAEKQELQHQVHEAQQSSAHHRNSHQRLSEQLQESKRKLQSNDLEMRTKDGAISLLQTTKADIEKEREELQISVNKINKIKEEHKMHASELTQKLAVKESECHELNNELSDLNEKLSMAEVLLQQLSSPSSDQQAQQQLTEMQEERDSLAQKLTEYQQSFEHLTREREQLSRQYEEVNKQKHKQVDQLTDEVN, from the exons ATGGACACCCAACGGGAAGAAAAGATTGCCGCGGCAAAACGAAAA CTCAGgcagtttaaacaaaagaaacaTAAAGCCAAAAAGGCAGCAGTACCATCAACAGATGAAAACCAACCAAATACTGCTTTGCCTTCTCTT gTTTCTGATGATGCGTCTTCAGTTGCAAGTGAAGATATAGTTACACCGGTGTCCTACCAACAGGATATTACAACACATAATGAAAAACCTTTGGATACAAGCCGCATATCTGATTGTACAGATACTAAAAACTCAAGTCAAACAAAGTATACTGACAATGAAAATGTTGTAATACATGGGGAACATTTATCATTGCAAGAAGAAGTAAATGCCCTGAACAGTATCCAGCAAAATAACTCTAATAATAGTATTGGTGATACCAATTCTGACATTTATACAAATGGAGACTCACAGCAAACTGTAGAAGAGAATGTTACTACCGTG GTAAATGAAAGTCCCTATGAAGAAAAACAGCCACTTTCAACCAGTGTTAACACCTCCATTTACAATGGAAACCCAGAAAGTAACAG AAGTGACTTGGCAACTACTGAAAGCTTGATTCAAATATCAAACAAACTAAACGAACTTGCTGCTGAAGCACAATCTGTATCAAGTAATGATGTGAAAAAAGATGACTCCATAGTTTCAGTCCTTACT AATCGAAACCAGGAGTTGTCCAAACAAATATGTGAGCTTACCCAACATAAGCAACAACTGCTTTTACAAGTTAATCAACTGAATCATCAGATGCATGAAATGCAAGTCAAACTGGAAAAg gaagAACACCAGCTTCATGCACGTAGTGTAAAAGAGGAGAGTTCCCTACGCCAGCAAATACAG GTTCAAATGCAAACGATCGGGATTCTTGTAGCAGAGAAGCAGGAGCTGCAGCATCAGGTACATGAAGCTCAACAGTCATCCGCACATCATAGGAACTCTCATCAGAGACTTAGTGAACAACTCCAAGAATCAAAAAGGAAACTACAATCTAATGATCTTGAAATGAGAACAAAAGATGGCGCTATCAGTCTTCTCCAGACG ACTAAAGCTGACATAGAGAAGGAAAGAGAAGAGCTTCAAATATCtgtcaataaaataaacaaaataaaagaggAACACAAGATGCATGCGAGTGAACTCACACAGAAGCTTGCAGTCAAG GAAAGCGAATGCCATGAATTGAACAACGAACTCTcagatttaaatgaaaaactttCCATGGCAGAAGTTCTTTTACAGCAG CTCTCCAGTCCCTCTAGTGATCAACAGGCACAGCAACAGCTAACCGAAATGCAGGAAGAAAGAGATTCACTTGCACAAAAGTTAACTGAG tATCAGCAATCATTTGAACATCTAACAAGGGAAAGGGAGCAATTATCAAGGCAGTATGAAGAGGTGAACAAACAGAAACATAAACAAGTGGATCAACTTACTGATGAGGtgaattaa